GTTCGCCTGAATATACTCCACGGCCGGGATAAAACGGGAGGCCCGAAAGACGTTGGGCCAGGCATTTTGTCCCTGCCGCACCATCTCATCATCCTTTCCACTGCGTGTCAGTTCATCGAAAGCCGCAGCTCCCTCAGCTGATAAGATAAAGCTCAATGCTCCGGAGGGATAATCAGGAAGTTCTATTGGAATCAGTTTGGCTCCAAGATCTCGAAGTGTGGCGAGGGTGAGACTGTCATTATCATGGTTATAATAATCCCTATTGAAAGCCGATTTGAGGTAACCGATACGCAGTTTGCTGAGGTCCGTTTCTTGCTTGTAATTGAATGGAAGGTCAATAACGCTTTGATCGTGGCCGTCCGGACCATAAATAGCGTCAAATACTATCGCAGCATCCTCAACCGATCGTGTTATGGGACCGACTTTGTCCATAGTCCAGCTTAAAGCCATCGCTCCATGGCGACTGACTCGTCCGAAGGTAGGTCTCAGCCCCGTAGTCCCGGTACGGGATGAGGGAGAAACTATAGAACCCAGGGTCTCTGTACCGATGGCGAAGGGGACCAGTCCTGCGGCTGTGGTAGCGGCTGAACCCGCTGAGGAACCGCTGGATCCTCGCTCAAGGTTCCATGGACTTCGAGTTCTACCCCCGAACCATACATCGCCCCAGGCAAGGGCACCAAGGGTAGTCTTGGCTACCAAAATGGCACCTGCTTCATCCAGCCTCCGGGCCACGGTCGAGGTCAAATTAAAAGTTTGCTCCTTGAATGGCATGGCTCCCCAGGTTGTTTTATAACCTTTTACCGCAAAAAGATCCTTCAGCCCATATGGGATTCCATGCAGCGGTCCTCGATAAGTACCGGTGTCCAGTTCTTCATCACGTTTTCGGGCCTGTTCGAGTGCTCTTTCTTCGGTCAATGTGACCACTGCATGCAAGGTGTCATCAAATCTGTGCAGCCTGTCGATAAAAAATTCAGTGAGTTCTACGGAGGTAATCTCTCTCTGTTTTATCAGGGAAGCCAGTTCCTTGACTGTGTAGAAGGCGAGTTCCGAACGGTTTTCAGGCATCGGTACATCCTCCGGTATATCCCAGTGGATAGGTTCCTGCTCATGGTTGAAGGTTTTACCCGGAGGGATGGGATTAAAAATAAGAGAAGGGGGTAACGAATTCGGCAGATTGAGTTCACGAATAGACTGATAATCTTCCCGGGCACTTTCTAAATCCTCGAGCATGGAGTCGCGTTCGGCTTCGGTAAATTCCAATCCTATGATTTTAGAAGCCTCAGTCACCACTGTGGAGGTAATATCGCTATTGATCACAGAAATTGAGGTGAAGGCGAGGATGAAGCCCAGTGAGATGCCCAGGGCAAGAGTAACAGATTGTTTCATGATTATCAGTGAAATAAGTTGTAAATGTATCTGCCAATATAATAGCCTGCGAAGAAAATAGAAGGGAATTCACAGTCTTTAACAATGAGCATTCTAAGATGCCGGGGAAGGTAAAGTCAGACTATAGCTTGAAAATAAAATAAGGGCGCCACCGATCAGGATGACGCCCCTAAGGGATATTGGGATAT
This is a stretch of genomic DNA from Halalkalibaculum roseum. It encodes these proteins:
- a CDS encoding amidase, with the protein product MKQSVTLALGISLGFILAFTSISVINSDITSTVVTEASKIIGLEFTEAERDSMLEDLESAREDYQSIRELNLPNSLPPSLIFNPIPPGKTFNHEQEPIHWDIPEDVPMPENRSELAFYTVKELASLIKQREITSVELTEFFIDRLHRFDDTLHAVVTLTEERALEQARKRDEELDTGTYRGPLHGIPYGLKDLFAVKGYKTTWGAMPFKEQTFNLTSTVARRLDEAGAILVAKTTLGALAWGDVWFGGRTRSPWNLERGSSGSSAGSAATTAAGLVPFAIGTETLGSIVSPSSRTGTTGLRPTFGRVSRHGAMALSWTMDKVGPITRSVEDAAIVFDAIYGPDGHDQSVIDLPFNYKQETDLSKLRIGYLKSAFNRDYYNHDNDSLTLATLRDLGAKLIPIELPDYPSGALSFILSAEGAAAFDELTRSGKDDEMVRQGQNAWPNVFRASRFIPAVEYIQANRAREVLIQKMDSVMQNVDVYVSPAFGGSNLVLTNLTGHPSVVLPNGFNDNREPTSITFMGNLFDEATLLGVAKTYQQATDFHKQHPEMFKK